A single genomic interval of Novosphingobium ginsenosidimutans harbors:
- a CDS encoding glycosyltransferase family 4 protein produces METGDLRIALFSGNYNYVRDGANQALNRLVGYLLRQGAQVRVYAPTVDEPAFPATGDLVSVPSFAFPGRGEYRVPLLLSPRVRADLKAFDPNVVQISSPDFAAHRAVSWARHRKIPVLASVHTRFETYFRYYNMAWLEPVVEALLRRLYRRCDALVAPSESMAQVLRDQRMNYDIDIWSRGVDREIFDPSHRSLEWRRSLGIGDDEVLVGFHSRLVMEKGLDVFSDTIDELRRKGVQHRTLIVGDGPARPWLEARLPQAVFCGYMAGADLGKAVASMDVLFFPSTTETFGNVSLEAMASGLPVVAAAATGSQNLVANGRSGRLIRPGAVSQFAEALQSYIEDPALRRAHGEAGERRSRDFSWDQINQVVADTYIRLIRQKSALNRR; encoded by the coding sequence ATGGAAACCGGCGACCTGCGCATTGCCCTGTTCAGCGGCAACTACAACTACGTCCGCGACGGCGCGAACCAGGCGCTGAACCGGCTGGTCGGCTATCTGCTCCGCCAGGGCGCGCAGGTGCGGGTCTATGCGCCGACGGTGGACGAGCCAGCCTTTCCAGCCACAGGCGATCTGGTCAGCGTGCCGTCCTTCGCCTTCCCCGGGCGCGGCGAATACCGCGTGCCGCTGCTGCTGAGTCCCCGGGTGCGCGCGGATCTGAAGGCTTTCGATCCCAACGTGGTGCAGATTTCATCGCCCGATTTCGCTGCACACCGTGCGGTCAGTTGGGCGCGGCACCGCAAGATCCCGGTCCTGGCCTCGGTCCACACCCGGTTCGAAACCTATTTCCGCTATTACAACATGGCCTGGCTCGAACCGGTGGTCGAAGCCCTGCTGCGCCGGCTCTATCGCCGCTGCGATGCCCTGGTTGCCCCGTCGGAATCGATGGCCCAGGTACTGCGCGATCAGCGGATGAATTACGACATCGACATCTGGTCGCGCGGGGTCGATCGCGAGATCTTCGATCCCTCGCACCGCTCCCTGGAATGGCGTCGCAGCCTGGGCATTGGTGATGATGAAGTGCTTGTGGGCTTCCACAGCCGGCTGGTGATGGAAAAGGGGCTCGACGTCTTTTCCGACACCATCGACGAATTGCGCCGCAAGGGCGTGCAGCACCGCACGCTGATCGTCGGCGATGGCCCGGCGCGGCCGTGGCTGGAAGCGCGCCTGCCGCAGGCGGTATTCTGCGGCTACATGGCGGGCGCGGACCTGGGCAAGGCGGTGGCCAGCATGGACGTCCTTTTCTTCCCCTCGACCACCGAGACTTTCGGCAATGTCAGTCTGGAAGCGATGGCCAGCGGCCTGCCCGTGGTTGCCGCCGCTGCGACGGGCAGCCAGAACCTCGTCGCCAATGGCCGTTCAGGCCGGTTGATCCGGCCGGGCGCAGTAAGCCAGTTTGCCGAGGCGCTACAGTCCTACATTGAGGACCCGGCGCTGCGCCGTGCCCACGGTGAGGCGGGCGAACGGCGCAGCCGGGACTTCTCATGGGACCAAATCAACCAGGTCGTCGCCGATACCTATATCCGGCTGATCCGGCAGAAATCGGCCTTGAACCGGCGGTGA
- a CDS encoding PilZ domain-containing protein, whose product MLHSRSSKVLGSGARLCRSRRAMFVEIDTGESGLIRAVTSNLSRGGLAAIGDNAMQPGDHVLLRFGNGPQRAATVVWRKGRRTGFKFDRELDLPDQLDLNLQQHS is encoded by the coding sequence ATGCTTCACTCGCGGAGTTCCAAAGTCCTTGGTTCGGGCGCTCGGCTATGCCGAAGTCGCCGGGCGATGTTCGTGGAGATCGATACCGGCGAAAGCGGTTTGATCCGAGCAGTGACCAGCAATCTTTCCCGCGGAGGTCTTGCGGCAATCGGCGATAACGCCATGCAGCCGGGCGATCACGTCTTGCTTCGCTTTGGCAATGGACCGCAACGTGCGGCGACTGTGGTATGGCGAAAAGGCCGCCGGACAGGCTTCAAGTTCGATCGCGAACTGGACCTGCCCGATCAGCTGGACTTGAACCTTCAGCAGCACAGCTGA
- a CDS encoding PadR family transcriptional regulator, giving the protein MFFHYANHGCGKSAGGRWRGSRTWGPFAFQWDAGSEDAPRRSRRRMFDGGELRLVLLKLIADEPRHGYDLIKAIEELTGGAYAPSPGVVYPTLTLLGDMGLIAEAQGDGTRKRFAVTEEGTAHLAERAEEVKALLARLSEMGEARSRPDAASLRRAMGNLRQVLIHKVRAGEAGPELIDEIVTAIDELARKIEKL; this is encoded by the coding sequence ATGTTTTTTCACTACGCCAATCACGGCTGCGGCAAGAGCGCCGGCGGGCGCTGGCGCGGCTCGCGCACTTGGGGCCCGTTTGCCTTCCAGTGGGACGCCGGTAGCGAGGATGCGCCGCGCCGCAGCCGCCGCCGGATGTTCGATGGCGGCGAACTGCGGCTGGTGCTCTTGAAGCTGATCGCCGATGAACCGCGCCACGGCTATGACCTGATCAAGGCGATCGAAGAGCTGACCGGCGGGGCCTATGCCCCCAGTCCTGGGGTGGTCTATCCCACGCTGACCCTGCTGGGCGACATGGGCCTGATCGCCGAGGCGCAGGGCGATGGCACCCGCAAGCGCTTTGCAGTCACCGAAGAAGGCACCGCACACCTGGCCGAGCGCGCCGAAGAGGTTAAGGCGCTGCTTGCCCGTCTGTCCGAAATGGGTGAGGCGCGCAGCCGGCCCGATGCGGCTTCGCTGCGCCGCGCGATGGGCAACCTGCGCCAGGTGCTGATCCACAAGGTCCGCGCTGGGGAAGCCGGGCCGGAGCTGATCGACGAGATCGTCACCGCGATCGACGAACTGGCCCGCAAGATCGAGAAGCTCTGA
- the ggt gene encoding gamma-glutamyltransferase produces the protein MKRVALILSASLTMFAQPSLAQEQPDKLRPVAEQIGAGGRPAGAPWSRSPVYARNGMAATAHPLATQIALDVLKAGGNAVDAAIAANAALGLMEPTGNGIGGDLFAIIYDPKTGKLHGLNGSGRSPKGQTLKQLKAKLGDAKSLPPLGALPVTIPGTVDAWFTMHARFGSKPMADLLAPTIRYAREGHPVAPVIAEYYRRALRNFEANSAKFDFTNARATWFANGASPKAGEVFRNPDLANTLERIGQNGRDEFYRGQSARVMVDYLKRQGSAYTLEDFAAHRSDWFEPVCVAYRKGYELCELPPNTQGFAALQMANILKNVDLAQWERGSAQVLHYITEAKRLAYADVAKFYADPGFAPFPMDLLSDEYGKKRFALIDPNRASPEFAPGEPKPEPKLEGPGDTTYMTVVDKDGLMVSLIQSNYRGMGSGLTPDGLGFMFQDRGELYSLDPKHANAYAPGKRPFQTIIPAFVKKDGQPYMTLGLMGGGMQPQGHVQVLINLVDYGMNLQEAGDAARLNHEGGREPTEPASGPTIDPLGTLYVEPGIPAETVAALKAMGHKVEVVKDGAMFGGYQAIARDPKTGVLTGATEMRKDGQAQGY, from the coding sequence ATGAAGCGCGTCGCCCTCATTCTGTCCGCCTCGCTCACCATGTTCGCACAGCCGAGTCTGGCGCAGGAACAGCCAGACAAGCTTCGCCCGGTCGCCGAGCAGATCGGGGCGGGCGGACGACCCGCGGGCGCGCCCTGGTCACGCAGTCCGGTCTATGCCCGCAATGGCATGGCGGCAACGGCGCATCCCCTGGCGACGCAGATCGCACTCGATGTGTTGAAGGCCGGCGGCAATGCGGTTGACGCGGCGATTGCGGCCAATGCCGCGCTGGGGCTGATGGAGCCGACCGGCAATGGCATCGGCGGGGACCTGTTCGCGATCATCTATGACCCCAAAACCGGCAAGCTGCACGGCCTCAACGGGTCCGGCCGCAGCCCCAAGGGGCAGACGCTTAAGCAGCTCAAGGCCAAGCTGGGCGATGCCAAGAGCCTGCCGCCGCTGGGCGCGCTGCCGGTGACGATCCCGGGCACGGTCGATGCCTGGTTCACCATGCACGCCCGTTTCGGGTCGAAACCGATGGCCGATCTGCTTGCCCCGACGATCCGCTATGCGCGCGAGGGCCATCCGGTCGCCCCGGTAATCGCCGAATACTATCGCCGCGCGCTGCGTAACTTCGAGGCGAATTCGGCCAAGTTCGATTTCACCAATGCCCGTGCAACCTGGTTTGCCAATGGTGCCTCGCCCAAGGCCGGCGAGGTGTTCCGCAATCCGGACCTAGCCAATACGCTGGAGCGGATCGGACAGAACGGGCGCGACGAGTTTTACCGCGGACAGAGCGCCAGGGTAATGGTCGATTACCTGAAGCGGCAGGGATCGGCCTATACGCTGGAGGACTTTGCCGCCCACCGCAGCGACTGGTTCGAGCCGGTCTGTGTAGCCTATCGCAAAGGTTATGAGCTGTGCGAGCTGCCGCCCAACACGCAGGGCTTCGCCGCGCTGCAGATGGCCAATATTCTCAAGAACGTGGACCTGGCGCAATGGGAACGCGGCAGCGCGCAGGTGCTGCACTATATCACCGAAGCGAAGCGCCTAGCCTATGCCGACGTCGCGAAGTTCTATGCCGATCCGGGCTTTGCGCCCTTCCCGATGGATCTGCTGTCGGACGAATATGGCAAGAAGCGCTTCGCCCTGATCGATCCCAACCGCGCCTCGCCAGAATTCGCGCCTGGTGAGCCCAAGCCCGAGCCGAAGTTGGAAGGGCCAGGTGACACGACTTACATGACCGTGGTCGACAAGGACGGGCTGATGGTCAGCCTGATCCAGTCCAACTATCGCGGCATGGGCAGCGGGCTGACGCCCGACGGGCTGGGCTTCATGTTCCAGGACCGGGGCGAGCTTTACAGCCTCGATCCGAAGCACGCCAATGCCTATGCGCCCGGCAAGCGCCCGTTCCAGACGATCATCCCGGCCTTCGTGAAGAAGGATGGCCAGCCCTATATGACGCTGGGGCTGATGGGCGGCGGGATGCAGCCGCAGGGCCATGTGCAGGTGCTGATCAACCTGGTCGATTACGGCATGAACCTGCAGGAAGCGGGCGATGCCGCGCGGCTGAACCACGAAGGGGGGCGCGAGCCGACCGAGCCGGCCAGCGGCCCGACGATCGACCCGCTCGGCACGCTTTATGTAGAACCCGGCATCCCGGCTGAAACCGTCGCCGCGTTGAAGGCCATGGGCCACAAGGTCGAAGTGGTGAAGGACGGCGCGATGTTTGGCGGATATCAGGCGATCGCCCGCGATCCCAAGACCGGCGTGCTGACCGGCGCGACCGAAATGCGCAAGGACGGGCAGGCGCAGGGGTACTGA
- a CDS encoding DEAD/DEAH box helicase: MAQSGSLPGAASAAPFAALPAPLAAALTARGYADLTAVQAAVIEPEALGRDLVVSARTGSGKTVAFGLAMGAALLADDQLPRAAAPLALIVAPTRELALQVSRELTWLFAGTGATVTTCVGGMDPSRERRALYQGAHFVVGTPGRLRDHLERGALDLSALSFVVLDEADEMLDMGFREDLEELLDATPANRRTLLFSATLPKPIVALAKRYQHEALRISTVGDEQGHGDIAYQAVTVSPSDIENAVVNLLRFHEAETAMLFCATRDNVRHLHATLVERGFAAVALSGEHSQNERNQALQALRDKRARVCVATDVAARGIDIASLSLVIHVEIPRDAEALQHRSGRTGRAGKKGTAVLIVPYPRRRRVEMMLRGARIDAQWMDVPGPEQIRAQDHERLIATLTAPIEPSEAESELAGRLLATMGPEELALALVRAHASRLPEPEELIDLSARTKPDGQARPVHHREGFDDTVWFRMDIGRRHNADPRWLLPLLCRRGHVTRTEIGAIRIAANETFFQIPRAIEAKFRAAVARTANPGSEDESGITIDLSPETPRDAARENRPRAEPGSRANDRGPRPGGGRAPFKGKPKPHRKGPRPG; this comes from the coding sequence ATGGCACAATCAGGCTCGCTGCCTGGTGCAGCGTCAGCCGCGCCATTCGCCGCCCTTCCCGCTCCGCTTGCCGCCGCGTTAACCGCGCGGGGCTACGCTGATCTCACTGCCGTCCAGGCTGCCGTGATCGAGCCCGAGGCCCTGGGCCGCGACCTTGTCGTCTCGGCCCGAACCGGCTCGGGCAAAACCGTCGCCTTCGGGCTCGCGATGGGCGCCGCGCTGCTGGCTGATGACCAGTTGCCCCGCGCAGCAGCGCCGCTGGCCCTGATTGTCGCCCCGACCCGCGAACTGGCGCTTCAGGTCAGCCGCGAGCTGACCTGGCTGTTCGCCGGGACCGGCGCCACCGTCACCACCTGTGTTGGCGGCATGGACCCGTCGCGCGAACGCCGCGCGCTCTACCAGGGCGCGCATTTCGTGGTCGGCACCCCGGGCCGTCTGCGCGATCACCTGGAACGCGGCGCGCTGGACCTGTCCGCGCTTAGCTTCGTGGTGCTCGATGAGGCCGACGAGATGCTCGACATGGGCTTCCGCGAAGACCTCGAGGAGCTGCTCGACGCAACGCCCGCGAACCGCCGCACCCTGCTGTTCTCGGCCACCCTGCCCAAGCCGATCGTTGCCCTGGCCAAGCGCTATCAGCACGAGGCCCTACGCATTTCGACCGTCGGCGACGAGCAGGGCCATGGCGACATCGCCTACCAGGCCGTCACAGTCTCGCCCTCCGACATTGAGAACGCGGTGGTCAACCTGCTGCGCTTTCACGAAGCGGAAACGGCGATGCTGTTCTGCGCCACGCGTGACAATGTCCGTCACCTCCACGCCACCCTGGTCGAGCGCGGCTTCGCAGCCGTCGCGCTCTCCGGCGAGCACAGCCAGAACGAGCGCAACCAGGCGCTGCAGGCGCTGCGCGACAAGCGCGCCCGGGTTTGCGTCGCGACTGACGTTGCCGCCCGCGGCATCGACATCGCCTCGCTCAGCCTCGTCATCCACGTCGAAATCCCGCGTGATGCCGAAGCGCTTCAGCACCGCTCTGGCCGTACTGGCCGGGCGGGCAAGAAGGGCACTGCTGTCCTGATTGTCCCCTACCCGCGCCGCCGCCGGGTAGAGATGATGCTGCGCGGTGCGCGGATCGACGCGCAATGGATGGACGTCCCCGGCCCCGAACAAATCCGCGCCCAGGACCATGAACGCCTGATCGCCACGCTGACCGCGCCGATCGAGCCGAGTGAGGCCGAAAGCGAACTGGCGGGCCGACTGCTCGCCACGATGGGCCCGGAAGAACTGGCGCTCGCTCTCGTCCGCGCGCACGCCAGCCGCCTGCCCGAGCCCGAAGAACTGATCGACCTGTCGGCGCGGACCAAGCCCGATGGCCAGGCCCGTCCGGTCCATCACCGCGAAGGGTTTGATGATACGGTCTGGTTCCGCATGGACATCGGCCGGCGCCACAATGCTGATCCACGCTGGCTGCTGCCGCTGCTGTGCCGCCGCGGCCACGTGACCCGCACTGAGATCGGCGCGATCCGCATCGCCGCGAACGAGACCTTCTTCCAGATCCCCCGCGCGATCGAAGCCAAGTTCCGCGCTGCAGTCGCTCGCACTGCCAATCCCGGCAGCGAAGACGAGAGCGGGATCACTATAGACCTCTCCCCCGAAACCCCGCGCGACGCAGCAAGAGAGAACCGGCCGCGAGCCGAGCCCGGCTCTCGGGCCAACGATCGGGGTCCCCGCCCTGGCGGCGGGCGGGCGCCGTTCAAGGGCAAACCCAAGCCGCACCGCAAGGGCCCCAGGCCTGGCTGA
- a CDS encoding response regulator transcription factor, whose product MTRRVLIVDDDPHIREVLVFAFAKAGIETAQAEDGEAALAAIGQDAPDLVVLDINMPRMDGLEVCRRLRAQGDLPILFLSSRDDELDRVLGIELGADDYVVKPFSPREVVARAQAILRRSARDTAPVAEPMGRGGLSLDLDGWAARWQGEDVALTVTEFTLLRTLAAVPTRFFSRDELIDRLHGPGFAITDRTIDSHVRNLRRKFAEAGCDSLVETRAGVGYRLGPCTPA is encoded by the coding sequence ATGACCCGCCGCGTCCTGATCGTCGACGATGACCCGCATATCCGTGAGGTGCTGGTCTTCGCCTTCGCCAAAGCCGGGATCGAGACGGCGCAAGCCGAGGATGGGGAGGCGGCGCTGGCGGCAATCGGCCAGGACGCGCCCGACCTGGTGGTGCTGGACATCAACATGCCGCGGATGGACGGACTGGAAGTCTGCCGCCGGCTGCGCGCCCAGGGCGACTTGCCGATCCTGTTCCTTTCCAGCCGCGATGACGAGCTTGACCGCGTGCTGGGGATTGAGCTGGGGGCGGACGACTACGTCGTGAAGCCCTTTTCCCCGCGTGAGGTCGTGGCCCGCGCCCAGGCGATCCTGCGGCGCTCTGCCCGCGATACCGCACCCGTGGCCGAGCCAATGGGGCGCGGCGGGCTGAGCCTCGATCTCGATGGCTGGGCCGCGCGCTGGCAGGGGGAGGACGTGGCGCTGACCGTAACTGAGTTCACTCTGCTGCGCACCCTGGCGGCCGTCCCGACCCGTTTCTTCAGCCGGGACGAGTTGATCGACCGGCTCCACGGTCCCGGGTTTGCGATCACCGACCGGACGATCGACAGCCATGTCCGCAACCTGCGCCGCAAATTTGCCGAGGCGGGGTGTGACAGCCTGGTCGAGACGCGGGCCGGGGTTGGCTACCGGCTCGGGCCCTGCACCCCGGCATGA
- a CDS encoding DUF4153 domain-containing protein, producing the protein MSAVYRHGFWFKLVLAAALAWLADRVFYQGGHSHGWLGLFGAALAVAAVLALPALRRDRRALAALMVALAMAGAMAIDATILAFVLFWVALGLAILLPGTARFDDGWRWAQRLFAHGFKALFGPLIDLFKLARSHRRKPQSVAGLRRTLPALVLPLTGSAVILLLFASANPVIEQFFASLSLPFPDDTLFERLFFWTFVAVVTWGVLRPRRSRPFFGTFDGSGDLALPGVSPTSVLLSLLAFNLIFVVQNAMDLAWLWGLVPLPQGMTLADYAHRGAYPLVATALLAALFVLVTLRPGSQTAASPLVRRLVMLWIAQNVVLVASAMLRLYDYIDAYSLTRLRIAAFAWMGLVALGLGLILWRLLKQKSAAWLINANCGAAALLLCAYAFIDTGAIAAQWNVRHAREVDGSGAVLDLCYLAELGPSALLPLIELEQRPLDPMLHQRVKLLRTQVQYRQGQILTEGGWTWLGQQRLAQAERRVGPVQTYPGERYDCSGVPYDPAAKAG; encoded by the coding sequence ATGTCAGCAGTTTATCGCCACGGGTTCTGGTTCAAGCTGGTGCTGGCCGCTGCGCTGGCCTGGCTGGCGGACCGGGTGTTCTATCAGGGCGGGCACAGCCACGGCTGGCTTGGCCTGTTCGGCGCGGCGCTGGCCGTGGCGGCGGTCCTCGCCCTGCCGGCGCTGCGGCGTGACCGGCGGGCGCTTGCCGCGCTGATGGTCGCGCTGGCGATGGCCGGGGCCATGGCAATCGACGCAACTATCCTGGCGTTCGTGCTGTTCTGGGTGGCGCTGGGTCTGGCGATCCTGCTGCCCGGCACGGCGCGGTTTGACGATGGCTGGCGCTGGGCGCAGCGACTGTTCGCCCATGGCTTCAAGGCGCTGTTCGGGCCGCTGATCGACCTGTTCAAGCTGGCCCGCAGCCACCGCCGCAAGCCCCAGTCGGTCGCCGGCCTGCGCCGCACGCTGCCCGCGCTGGTTCTGCCGCTGACGGGATCGGCGGTGATCCTGCTGCTGTTCGCTTCGGCTAACCCGGTGATCGAACAGTTCTTCGCTAGCCTCTCGCTGCCCTTCCCCGATGATACCCTGTTCGAGCGGCTGTTCTTCTGGACCTTCGTGGCGGTCGTCACCTGGGGCGTGCTGCGCCCGCGCCGCAGCCGGCCATTCTTTGGCACCTTCGATGGGTCGGGCGATCTGGCCCTGCCAGGGGTGAGCCCGACTTCGGTGTTACTCAGCCTGCTGGCCTTCAACCTGATCTTTGTGGTGCAGAACGCGATGGATCTGGCCTGGCTGTGGGGGCTGGTGCCGCTGCCACAAGGCATGACCCTGGCCGATTATGCCCACCGCGGGGCCTATCCGCTGGTGGCGACGGCCCTACTTGCCGCACTGTTCGTGTTGGTCACGCTGCGCCCGGGTTCGCAGACCGCAGCCAGCCCGCTGGTGCGCCGCCTGGTCATGCTGTGGATCGCGCAGAACGTGGTGCTGGTCGCTTCCGCCATGCTGCGGCTCTATGACTATATCGATGCCTATTCGCTGACCCGGCTGCGGATTGCCGCATTCGCCTGGATGGGACTGGTCGCGCTCGGCCTGGGGCTGATCCTGTGGCGGCTGCTCAAGCAAAAGTCCGCCGCGTGGCTGATCAATGCCAACTGCGGCGCGGCGGCCTTGCTGCTGTGCGCTTACGCCTTCATCGATACCGGGGCGATTGCCGCGCAGTGGAACGTGCGCCACGCCCGCGAGGTCGACGGCAGTGGCGCGGTGCTCGACCTGTGTTATCTGGCCGAACTTGGCCCTTCGGCGCTGCTGCCGCTGATCGAGCTTGAGCAGCGCCCGCTCGATCCTATGCTGCACCAGCGGGTGAAATTGCTGCGCACGCAGGTGCAGTACCGCCAGGGCCAGATCCTGACCGAGGGCGGCTGGACCTGGCTTGGGCAGCAGCGACTGGCCCAGGCCGAGCGGCGGGTCGGACCGGTGCAGACCTATCCGGGCGAGCGCTATGACTGCTCGGGCGTGCCTTATGATCCCGCGGCCAAGGCTGGTTGA
- a CDS encoding sensor histidine kinase: MIAALRSLALRLWPVPRLRWLLFGTLLFVAALPGIAALGLRVYENALIRRTEAELTAQSAAIAASAALLWPGPAAAAPPEPQEDPRENYEDAPSGVDLRSSPVLPERPAASVSLAPTDPVALQVAERLAPAIAETKRATLASILLLDRQGLLLSGRDRGLSLAAVPEVQSALSGAPRTVLRHNDAYLRDTPLDWISRATSIRMHQARPIVVRGEVVGAVLVSRSPRALFRGMWEDRGKIALGVAAIFSLLLVLTGVLARAIVSPVERLSRASRALAQGRHAAPRRPTLEVREIGSLYDDFAAMSAAIARRSRYLRDFAAALSHEFKTPLAGLSGGIELLQDHGATMADAERQRFLSNMAADAGRLSRLVSRLMELAQADMGRADPAARTALAPILAAVADGLRREDFAAELAIPADLPPLAAEPGALEAIVTTLAENARQAGASALKIAASLADDEVTITLADNGPGIPEGDRERVFDPFFTSKRAAGGTGLGLPIARALAENGHGQLELAASEMGTTFVLTFPAAPA; the protein is encoded by the coding sequence ATGATCGCCGCGCTGCGCAGTCTGGCCCTGCGGCTCTGGCCCGTGCCGCGGCTGCGCTGGCTGCTGTTCGGGACCCTGCTGTTCGTCGCCGCGCTCCCCGGCATCGCTGCCCTGGGTCTACGCGTTTACGAGAACGCGCTGATTCGCCGCACCGAGGCCGAGCTGACCGCGCAGAGCGCCGCGATTGCCGCCAGCGCCGCGCTGCTGTGGCCAGGCCCGGCGGCGGCCGCCCCGCCTGAGCCGCAGGAAGACCCGCGCGAGAACTATGAGGATGCCCCAAGCGGTGTCGACTTGCGCTCCTCCCCGGTCCTCCCCGAACGCCCTGCGGCCAGCGTGAGCCTCGCCCCCACCGATCCAGTGGCGCTGCAAGTGGCCGAGCGGTTAGCCCCTGCGATTGCCGAAACCAAGCGCGCCACGCTCGCCTCGATCCTGCTGCTCGATCGCCAGGGCTTGCTGCTGAGCGGGCGCGACCGGGGGCTGAGCCTGGCGGCGGTGCCCGAGGTACAAAGCGCGCTTTCCGGCGCACCCCGCACCGTATTGCGCCACAACGATGCCTACCTGCGCGATACCCCGCTTGACTGGATCAGCCGGGCAACCTCGATCCGGATGCACCAGGCCCGCCCGATCGTGGTGCGGGGCGAGGTGGTTGGGGCCGTACTCGTTTCGCGCAGCCCTCGGGCGCTGTTCCGGGGCATGTGGGAGGATCGCGGCAAGATCGCACTGGGCGTCGCGGCGATCTTTTCACTGCTGCTGGTGCTGACCGGGGTGCTGGCCCGCGCGATCGTCAGCCCGGTCGAACGGCTCAGCCGGGCCAGCCGCGCGTTGGCCCAGGGCCGCCATGCCGCACCGCGGCGGCCGACGCTCGAAGTGCGCGAGATCGGCAGCCTCTATGACGATTTCGCCGCCATGTCGGCAGCGATTGCCCGCCGCTCGCGTTACCTGCGCGATTTTGCCGCAGCGTTGAGCCATGAGTTCAAGACGCCGCTCGCCGGCCTGTCGGGCGGGATCGAGCTGCTGCAGGATCACGGCGCGACCATGGCCGACGCTGAGCGCCAACGCTTCCTAAGCAACATGGCCGCCGATGCCGGGCGGCTATCGCGGCTGGTCAGCCGGCTGATGGAACTGGCCCAGGCGGATATGGGCCGCGCTGACCCTGCCGCGCGAACGGCCCTCGCCCCGATCCTTGCGGCTGTGGCTGACGGATTGCGGCGCGAAGACTTTGCCGCTGAGCTTGCGATCCCAGCCGACCTGCCGCCGCTTGCCGCCGAACCCGGTGCGCTGGAAGCCATCGTCACCACTCTGGCCGAGAACGCCCGCCAGGCTGGTGCCAGCGCGCTCAAGATTGCCGCCAGCCTGGCCGACGATGAAGTGACGATCACGCTGGCCGATAACGGCCCCGGTATCCCCGAGGGGGACCGGGAGCGGGTGTTCGATCCGTTCTTCACCAGCAAGCGCGCCGCCGGGGGCACGGGCCTAGGCCTCCCTATCGCGCGTGCCCTGGCCGAAAACGGCCATGGCCAGCTCGAACTGGCGGCGTCCGAGATGGGGACAACCTTTGTCCTCACCTTCCCTGCCGCCCCGGCCTGA
- a CDS encoding replication-associated recombination protein A, translating into MADLFAEDLPGAAPDEPREDAPLADRLRPRNLGEVIGQEHLTGPEGAIGRMVAAGRLSSMILWGPPGTGKTSTARLLADAVGMRFVSVSAVFSGVADLKKAFAEAETAAKMGQRTLLFVDEIHRFNRAQQDGFLPFVEKGTVTLVGATTENPSFALNAALLSRAQVLILHRLDARALDELLTRAEAIAGPLPLTPDARKALVASADGDGRFLLNQAETLYNAAIPEPLDPAGLGAFLQRRVAVYDKDRDGHYNLISALHKALRGSDPQASLYYMARMLTAGEEPLYVLRRLVRFASEDIGLADPQALVQCLAAKDAYQFLGSPEGELAIVQACLYLATAPKSNAAYVAQKEAWKSAKETGSLAPPAHILNAPTNLMKDIGYGAGYAYDHEAEDGFSGADYWPEGMAAQDYYRPVERGFEREVLKRLEWWDKKRRELRGE; encoded by the coding sequence ATGGCTGACCTGTTTGCCGAAGACCTGCCCGGTGCCGCGCCGGATGAACCGCGCGAGGATGCGCCGCTGGCTGACCGCTTGCGACCGCGCAATCTGGGCGAAGTCATCGGGCAGGAGCACCTGACGGGGCCGGAAGGCGCAATCGGGCGGATGGTTGCGGCGGGGCGCCTCTCCAGCATGATCCTGTGGGGCCCACCCGGCACCGGCAAGACCAGCACGGCGCGGCTGCTGGCCGATGCCGTGGGGATGCGGTTCGTTTCGGTCAGCGCGGTATTCTCGGGCGTCGCTGACCTCAAGAAGGCCTTTGCCGAGGCTGAGACCGCGGCGAAGATGGGGCAACGCACCTTGCTGTTCGTGGACGAGATCCACCGCTTCAACCGCGCGCAGCAGGATGGCTTCCTGCCCTTTGTCGAGAAGGGCACCGTCACGCTGGTTGGCGCGACGACCGAGAATCCGTCGTTCGCGCTCAACGCCGCGCTGCTGTCGCGCGCGCAGGTGCTGATCCTGCACCGGCTCGATGCCCGCGCGCTCGATGAATTGCTGACCCGGGCCGAGGCCATAGCTGGCCCGCTCCCCCTCACCCCTGATGCGCGCAAAGCGCTGGTCGCGAGCGCCGATGGCGATGGGCGCTTCCTGCTCAACCAGGCTGAAACGCTTTACAATGCGGCAATCCCGGAACCGCTCGATCCGGCTGGCCTGGGCGCCTTCCTGCAGCGCCGCGTGGCGGTCTATGACAAGGACCGCGACGGGCATTACAACCTCATTTCCGCGCTCCACAAGGCGCTGCGCGGCTCTGACCCGCAGGCCAGCCTCTACTACATGGCGCGGATGCTAACCGCCGGGGAGGAGCCTCTTTACGTGCTGCGCCGGCTAGTGCGCTTTGCCAGCGAGGACATTGGCCTCGCCGATCCGCAGGCGTTGGTCCAGTGCCTCGCCGCCAAGGATGCCTATCAGTTCCTCGGCAGTCCGGAAGGCGAGCTGGCGATCGTACAGGCCTGCCTCTACCTCGCCACTGCGCCCAAATCGAATGCGGCCTATGTCGCGCAAAAGGAAGCGTGGAAGAGCGCCAAGGAAACCGGCAGCCTGGCCCCGCCCGCCCATATCCTCAACGCCCCGACCAACCTGATGAAGGACATCGGCTATGGCGCGGGCTATGCGTATGACCACGAGGCCGAGGACGGCTTTTCCGGCGCGGATTACTGGCCGGAAGGCATGGCGGCGCAGGATTACTACCGCCCGGTCGAACGCGGCTTCGAGCGCGAGGTGCTCAAGCGGCTGGAGTGGTGGGACAAGAAGCGGCGTGAGCTGCGCGGGGAATGA